GAGAAAATGGCAAAAGGTAAATTCGAGCGGACCAAGCCGCACGTGAACGTGGGCACCATCGGTCACGTGGACCACGGCAAGACCACGCTGACGGCAGCCATCACGACGGTGCTGTCGACCAAGTTCGGCGGTGAAGCCAAGGCCTACGACCAGATCGACGCGG
Above is a genomic segment from Ramlibacter pinisoli containing:
- a CDS encoding GTP-binding protein, whose product is MAKGKFERTKPHVNVGTIGHVDHGKTTLTAAITTVLSTKFGGEAKAYDQIDA